A genomic region of Macaca thibetana thibetana isolate TM-01 chromosome 14, ASM2454274v1, whole genome shotgun sequence contains the following coding sequences:
- the POLR2E gene encoding LOW QUALITY PROTEIN: DNA-directed RNA polymerases I, II, and III subunit RPABC1 (The sequence of the model RefSeq protein was modified relative to this genomic sequence to represent the inferred CDS: inserted 2 bases in 2 codons; substituted 2 bases at 2 genomic stop codons) produces MDNEEETYFLWKIRKTIMQPCHDRGFLVTXDKRDLTLKEFKAQFGXKPSEGQPRCTDLTAPVAHKDDPTDQMFVFFPEEPKVGIKTVNASCRRLQQESLTRALIAAQQGMRPSAKQSLVDMAPKYILEQFVQQKLLLNITEHELVVPEYVIMTKEWVTELLARYKLRENQLPXDPTERYFGIKDGQVMKIVQPSXMVGRYLTYRLVQ; encoded by the exons ATGGACAACGAGGAGGAGACGTACTTCCTCTGGAAAATCCGCAAGACCATCATGCAGCCGTGCCACGACCGTGGCTTCCTAGTGACCTAGGACAAGCGTGACCTCACACTGAAGGAGTTCAAAGCCCAGTTTG ACAAGCCAAGTGAGGGGCAGCCGCGGTGCACAGACCTCACTGCGCCGGTGGCCCACAAAGATGACCCCACCGACCAGATGTTTGTGTTCTTTCCAgaggagcccaaggtgggcatCAAGACCGTCAACGCGTCTTGCCGGCGCCTGCAGCAGGAGAGCCTCACGCGGGCCCTCATTGCGGCGCAGCAGGGCATGAGGCCCTCTGCCAAGCAGTCCCTGGTCGACATGGCTCCCAAGTACATCCTAGAGCAGTTTGTGCAGCAGAAGTTGCTCCTCAACATCACAGAACACGAGCTAGTAGTCCCTGAGTACGTCATCATGACCAAGGAGTGGGTGACGGAGCTGTTGGCCCGATATAAGCTCCGAGAGAACCAGCTGC AGGATCCCACCGAGCGCTATTTTGGGATAAAGGATGGGCAGGTGATGAAGATCGTCCAACCCAGCTAGATGGTGGGCAGGTACCTCACCTACCGGTTGGTGCAGTAA